The Brevibacillus brevis genome contains a region encoding:
- a CDS encoding response regulator transcription factor, translated as MKLTILIADDDPHVRELLRFYLAKEGYNVLACVDGNEASQLLEQESVQLAIVDVMMPGKNGWELCREIREFYDIPVIMLTAKGEVRDKEKGFLAGTDDYLTKPFEPTELLYRIKALLRRYQMVSKQIIVMNDTVIDRISHVVKVKEELIHLPLKEFELLAQLASFPDRIFTRDQLLELVWGSDTESDSRTIDVHIKRLREKFTEKTNDFVISTVRGLGYKLEVRGT; from the coding sequence ATGAAACTGACGATTCTGATTGCAGATGACGATCCACATGTACGTGAGCTATTGCGATTTTACTTAGCAAAAGAGGGATATAACGTCTTGGCTTGTGTGGACGGAAATGAGGCTTCGCAGCTGTTGGAACAGGAATCAGTCCAGCTCGCCATCGTGGATGTGATGATGCCAGGCAAAAACGGCTGGGAGTTGTGCCGGGAGATACGGGAATTTTACGACATCCCTGTTATCATGCTAACGGCAAAGGGAGAGGTACGAGATAAGGAAAAAGGTTTTTTGGCGGGGACGGATGATTATTTGACCAAGCCATTTGAGCCTACCGAGTTGCTGTACCGCATCAAGGCCTTGCTGCGTCGCTATCAGATGGTCAGCAAACAGATCATCGTCATGAATGATACCGTCATCGATCGCATCAGCCATGTCGTGAAGGTGAAAGAAGAATTGATTCATTTACCGTTAAAGGAATTTGAACTGCTTGCCCAGCTTGCCAGTTTTCCCGATCGGATCTTTACCCGGGATCAACTGTTGGAGCTCGTGTGGGGTAGCGATACGGAGAGCGATAGTCGTACGATCGATGTGCATATTAAGCGGCTGCGAGAGAAATTTACGGAGAAAACAAATGACTTTGTCATTTCTACCGTTCGCGGCTTAGGCTACAAGCTGGAGGTACGAGGCACGTGA
- a CDS encoding alpha/beta hydrolase — MNLKHIFRKGTDSEAPTLLLLHGTGGDENNLLPLANRIYPGASVLSVRGNVLENGMPRFFRRLAEGVFDEEDLVYRTQELHEFLDQAALTYQIERDNIVAVGYSNGANIAGSLLFHYPNPLKGAILYHPMVPRRGIALPDMSAIPVFIGAGTNDPICTAQETEELNRLLTEAGADVTVHWDSYGHQLTVKEVEASAAWFTERFRN, encoded by the coding sequence ATGAATCTGAAGCACATTTTTCGAAAAGGAACCGATTCAGAAGCACCAACCCTGTTGCTGCTTCACGGAACAGGCGGAGATGAGAACAACCTCTTGCCATTGGCCAATCGCATTTATCCAGGCGCTTCTGTTCTGAGCGTCCGTGGGAATGTTCTCGAAAACGGCATGCCGCGATTCTTCCGCCGCCTAGCTGAGGGAGTTTTTGACGAAGAGGATTTGGTCTACCGCACGCAGGAGCTGCATGAGTTTTTGGATCAGGCGGCGTTGACGTATCAGATCGAGCGAGACAATATCGTGGCAGTCGGCTATTCGAACGGGGCGAATATCGCAGGTAGTCTCCTGTTCCATTACCCGAATCCGCTAAAAGGGGCGATTCTTTACCACCCAATGGTTCCACGCCGTGGGATCGCTCTGCCTGATATGTCAGCCATTCCGGTGTTCATCGGAGCGGGCACGAATGATCCGATCTGTACTGCACAAGAGACCGAGGAGCTGAACCGACTACTGACAGAGGCAGGTGCTGACGTGACCGTGCATTGGGATTCGTATGGTCATCAGCTGACGGTGAAGGAAGTAGAGGCTTCGGCTGCGTGGTTTACAGAGAGATTTCGTAACTAA
- a CDS encoding ring-cleaving dioxygenase, whose translation MTQQTAGIHHITAFVTSAQNNVDFYAGFLGLRMVKKTINFDAPDVYHLYFGNEVGSPGTAITFFPWESGRRGRVGGGQVGYTTFLIPVGAFSFWEDRLKKFGIEYRRVERFNETYLQFTDRDGLQLEIVEREGGPASKWSFGGVPVDKAIKGFGGAILYSMAPAHTMDVLERLMGLTRVGEENGLVRFQAHGDLGNVIDVNAEPIPRGVGGAGTIHHIAWRAIDDQDHQLWQQRAAESGLHPTDIIDRQYFNAIYFREPGEILFEIATDPPGFERDEPFDTLGEKLMLPEWYEPRRAQIEQGLPPITVRVLEEDK comes from the coding sequence ATGACACAACAAACGGCAGGAATTCACCATATCACGGCTTTTGTCACAAGCGCCCAAAATAACGTTGATTTTTATGCAGGGTTTCTCGGATTGCGCATGGTGAAAAAAACGATCAACTTCGATGCGCCAGATGTGTATCATCTGTACTTCGGGAATGAGGTCGGCAGTCCAGGTACCGCGATCACCTTTTTCCCGTGGGAATCTGGCCGCCGCGGACGCGTTGGCGGTGGGCAGGTTGGCTATACGACTTTCTTGATTCCGGTGGGGGCGTTTTCCTTCTGGGAGGATCGACTGAAAAAATTCGGGATCGAGTACCGCCGCGTGGAGCGTTTTAACGAAACGTATCTGCAATTTACGGACAGAGACGGCTTGCAGCTGGAGATCGTGGAACGTGAAGGCGGTCCAGCGAGCAAATGGTCCTTTGGCGGAGTGCCAGTTGATAAGGCGATCAAAGGTTTCGGCGGAGCGATCTTGTACAGCATGGCTCCAGCGCATACCATGGATGTTCTCGAGAGACTGATGGGACTGACCAGAGTTGGCGAAGAAAACGGCCTTGTCCGGTTCCAGGCTCACGGCGATTTGGGCAATGTCATTGACGTGAATGCTGAGCCGATACCAAGAGGAGTAGGTGGAGCAGGTACGATCCACCATATTGCATGGCGTGCTATAGATGATCAGGATCACCAACTGTGGCAGCAGCGCGCGGCCGAGTCCGGTCTCCATCCGACAGATATTATTGACCGTCAATATTTCAACGCCATTTACTTCCGCGAGCCGGGCGAGATTTTGTTTGAGATTGCGACTGATCCTCCGGGCTTTGAACGAGATGAGCCATTTGATACATTGGGTGAAAAACTGATGCTCCCTGAGTGGTATGAGCCACGTCGCGCCCAGATTGAGCAAGGCTTGCCGCCGATTACAGTCAGAGTGTTGGAGGAAGATAAATAA
- a CDS encoding nitroreductase family protein, whose translation MSDFTTLVKNRRSANKFLTDVTITPAEIDEIMSLVKFAPSAFNLQHAHYVVVTDPEAKERVYEAAYRQYKVKTASAVVLVFGDKDAYQSVERINEGLLHLGIMDQREYDHNNAAVKTMYESGGEQFKRDEAIRNANLSAMLFMLAAKDKGWDTCPMIGFDPAAIQEIAKVPDSFVPALMITIGKEDTSSQRVRGYRKPVGEFVSYNTFQASK comes from the coding sequence ATGAGTGATTTCACTACCCTTGTCAAAAACAGAAGATCGGCAAACAAGTTTCTAACGGATGTAACGATAACACCTGCTGAGATCGATGAAATCATGTCGCTGGTCAAATTCGCGCCATCTGCATTCAACCTGCAGCATGCCCATTATGTAGTTGTCACCGATCCAGAAGCCAAGGAGCGAGTATATGAAGCGGCATATAGACAATATAAGGTGAAAACCGCTTCGGCAGTGGTGCTGGTGTTTGGAGACAAGGACGCGTACCAAAGCGTTGAGCGCATCAATGAAGGTCTGCTTCATTTAGGAATCATGGATCAACGCGAGTACGACCACAACAATGCTGCTGTCAAAACGATGTACGAGTCTGGAGGAGAGCAGTTCAAGCGAGATGAAGCGATCCGCAATGCGAATTTGTCCGCAATGCTGTTCATGCTCGCTGCAAAAGATAAAGGCTGGGATACTTGCCCGATGATCGGATTCGATCCAGCAGCCATCCAAGAGATAGCAAAGGTTCCGGACAGCTTTGTGCCAGCTTTGATGATCACGATTGGAAAAGAAGATACATCCAGTCAGCGTGTCAGAGGGTATCGCAAGCCCGTTGGAGAGTTCGTGAGCTACAACACATTCCAAGCAAGTAAATAA
- a CDS encoding DinB family protein: MTHYAKNMYDFHAWANQTLINRLKELPEGVYEQEVQSVFPTVAKVMEHIYMVDQGWILILQGMDMQAALNEAWQREKELTGKSLEEVERKYAELVEQFRAVLSQEEDLERRIVLDNPYTSVRDTSLAEIIMQVVNHGTYHRGNITAMLRQMGHPSVMTDYALYWYAN; this comes from the coding sequence ATGACGCACTATGCCAAAAACATGTACGACTTTCACGCGTGGGCGAATCAAACGTTAATCAATCGCTTGAAGGAACTTCCGGAAGGTGTTTACGAGCAGGAGGTCCAAAGCGTTTTCCCGACAGTAGCAAAAGTGATGGAGCATATTTATATGGTGGACCAAGGCTGGATTCTCATATTGCAGGGGATGGACATGCAAGCGGCGCTGAATGAGGCATGGCAGCGGGAAAAGGAATTAACGGGAAAAAGTCTGGAGGAAGTAGAGCGGAAGTATGCCGAGCTGGTTGAGCAATTCAGAGCTGTTCTCAGCCAAGAAGAAGATTTGGAACGGCGCATTGTCCTTGATAATCCGTACACGAGCGTACGCGATACGAGCTTGGCAGAAATCATCATGCAAGTGGTCAATCACGGAACGTATCATCGTGGAAACATAACGGCGATGCTGCGCCAAATGGGGCATCCTTCTGTCATGACAGATTATGCTCTATACTGGTACGCCAACTGA
- a CDS encoding saccharopine dehydrogenase family protein — MSKDRIVVVGGYGHVGAIICKNLGNAYPGRVYAAGRSLEKAEAFCREADGKVLPLQLDIHKPLDQSKLEKVKLVVMCLDQTDTAFVEGCVRNGTHYLDISANGHFLTQIEQWGRQTETKDMGTAVLSVGLAPGLTNLLAGEAHRLLDQVNELDIFVMLGLGDRHGKAAIEWTVDNLCTSYEVMNKHQPMTVESMTEGKLVDFGPELGKKHAYRFPFSDQQTLARTLGVPTVSTRLCFDLDGITRVVAALRSIGICRLLHQPKVREATIEAFGRWKMGDDRFAIKVQARGKRGTSETTVECLLYGRDQSNMTAMVAAAVAKSLYEEAFPSGVHHIEQLFSFEKMRFWLEQEASLTIFVRVAGL; from the coding sequence ATGAGCAAGGATCGAATTGTGGTCGTCGGAGGGTACGGTCATGTAGGGGCAATCATATGCAAGAATTTGGGTAACGCATATCCGGGGCGGGTGTATGCAGCCGGACGAAGCTTGGAGAAGGCTGAAGCATTTTGCCGAGAAGCAGATGGGAAGGTGCTCCCGCTGCAACTCGATATTCACAAGCCGTTGGACCAAAGCAAGCTGGAAAAAGTAAAACTGGTGGTCATGTGTCTGGATCAGACGGATACGGCGTTTGTGGAAGGGTGTGTGCGGAATGGAACGCATTATCTCGATATTTCGGCGAATGGCCATTTTTTGACGCAAATCGAACAATGGGGGAGACAAACTGAAACGAAGGACATGGGAACCGCCGTGCTCAGTGTAGGACTGGCACCAGGACTGACCAACCTGCTCGCAGGGGAAGCTCATCGCTTGCTGGATCAGGTGAATGAGCTGGACATATTCGTTATGCTTGGTCTCGGTGATCGACACGGGAAGGCCGCGATTGAATGGACTGTCGATAACTTGTGCACGAGCTACGAGGTGATGAATAAGCATCAGCCTATGACTGTAGAGAGCATGACAGAGGGCAAGCTCGTTGATTTTGGACCTGAGTTGGGGAAAAAGCACGCATATCGATTTCCGTTTTCCGATCAGCAGACATTGGCGCGCACTTTGGGTGTCCCCACGGTATCAACGCGACTTTGTTTTGATCTGGATGGGATCACGAGGGTAGTGGCGGCCCTTCGGAGCATAGGAATTTGTCGATTACTCCATCAGCCAAAAGTACGGGAAGCCACGATTGAAGCGTTTGGGCGTTGGAAAATGGGGGATGATCGGTTTGCCATCAAGGTACAAGCACGGGGAAAACGGGGAACTAGCGAGACGACAGTTGAGTGTCTGCTTTACGGGCGCGATCAGTCCAACATGACCGCAATGGTGGCGGCTGCTGTAGCAAAATCGCTGTATGAAGAGGCGTTTCCTTCAGGAGTCCACCACATAGAACAACTGTTTTCATTTGAAAAAATGAGATTTTGGCTGGAGCAGGAAGCATCACTGACCATTTTTGTCAGGGTAGCCGGTCTATGA
- a CDS encoding MFS transporter has translation MSQQQRFFMMIAICLGAFLSHFTAGIVNVSLPQFTYIFQAELAIAQWITTGYLLVIASLLPFMGKLGDRYGHRVLHNYGFLLFTVSSVLVAFSTTITMLLMLRIVQAIGAAMFQATNIALIAILLPKEMRGRAMGIMSTAVALGGMTGPIAGGMIASWLSWEWLFLIHVPVAILATGLAFRYIPSHEQTKKARSLDLVGAGLFMLLVSSVIIAISNGNGWGWASEGMLILFGGVLVLAWAFVWWERRQSVPFLPVAVFRLSAVSSGLFISFTSFVLANLVLVVLPFYLLDQVHESPLTAGYMMTAYPLLLALTGPFSGWASDRYRARPLIFAGLGAMGAGMTVLAIWLEALSAVEIIAVLALVGAGMGLIASPNNSYIMRHVPIEHAGAIGGMIALTRNAGMVVGAALGLGMMNGESSQAVQPTIDAYRAVFEAGGLICLSGLLVWWYAGRLERQKKRGTEVEKA, from the coding sequence ATGAGCCAGCAGCAGCGCTTTTTCATGATGATCGCGATTTGTCTGGGTGCATTCTTGTCACATTTTACGGCGGGGATTGTCAATGTTTCGCTTCCTCAGTTCACATACATTTTTCAGGCGGAGCTGGCGATCGCACAATGGATTACAACGGGTTATTTGCTTGTCATTGCGTCTCTTCTTCCTTTCATGGGCAAGCTGGGAGATCGATACGGGCATCGTGTGCTGCACAATTACGGCTTCCTGCTGTTCACGGTAAGCTCTGTCTTGGTGGCGTTTTCGACGACGATCACGATGCTGCTCATGCTTCGAATCGTGCAAGCCATCGGAGCGGCTATGTTCCAGGCTACCAATATCGCCCTCATTGCTATTTTGCTCCCAAAAGAAATGCGGGGAAGGGCAATGGGGATCATGAGTACAGCTGTTGCGCTTGGCGGCATGACCGGGCCGATTGCAGGTGGGATGATCGCGTCGTGGTTGAGCTGGGAGTGGCTGTTTCTGATTCATGTTCCTGTCGCCATCTTGGCTACGGGGCTGGCTTTTCGTTACATTCCTTCCCACGAGCAGACGAAGAAGGCCCGTTCACTTGATCTCGTTGGGGCAGGTCTGTTCATGCTGCTGGTCAGCTCAGTCATTATCGCGATCTCCAATGGAAACGGGTGGGGCTGGGCTTCAGAAGGGATGCTCATTCTTTTTGGGGGTGTACTCGTCTTAGCATGGGCGTTCGTCTGGTGGGAACGGCGACAGTCAGTGCCGTTTCTGCCCGTGGCGGTCTTTCGCTTATCAGCTGTGTCCAGTGGACTGTTTATTAGCTTCACTTCGTTTGTGCTCGCTAATCTCGTACTGGTTGTCCTGCCGTTCTACTTGCTTGATCAAGTACATGAATCCCCTTTGACGGCAGGGTATATGATGACTGCTTACCCACTGCTGCTGGCGCTGACGGGTCCTTTTAGTGGCTGGGCTTCAGACCGCTATCGAGCACGGCCGCTCATTTTTGCAGGTCTCGGTGCCATGGGGGCAGGGATGACCGTCTTGGCGATCTGGCTAGAGGCATTATCTGCGGTGGAAATCATCGCGGTACTGGCTTTGGTAGGAGCAGGTATGGGGCTGATTGCTTCGCCCAACAACAGCTACATCATGCGCCACGTTCCGATAGAGCATGCGGGCGCGATCGGAGGCATGATCGCCTTGACGAGGAATGCAGGGATGGTGGTCGGCGCAGCGTTGGGACTGGGCATGATGAACGGCGAATCGAGTCAAGCTGTGCAGCCGACGATCGATGCGTATCGTGCGGTTTTTGAAGCAGGAGGACTGATCTGCCTGAGCGGTTTGTTGGTCTGGTGGTATGCAGGACGTCTGGAGCGGCAGAAAAAGAGGGGCACAGAGGTGGAGAAGGCATGA
- a CDS encoding response regulator transcription factor — MNTNQEASKRKVMALAERFSHSSQDYRTALLQLLREFVPFDGACCTAVDPQTLLSTGAITEDGVEAIHHGIFEHEYLREDFNRYDDLCKAAEPVATLSQATEGQLERSDRYRNVLLPAGFHDEMRAALKYDGACWGYLTLFRSQGRPFFSEQERECILALAPLIAYQLRKTSLSLPAEENTWIEEEMGILMLSDQFTLLAANPTAEKWLTLLRQWESIDRDTLPRPVRAVCSRALSQLAESVHTTSMAKVCIRMPDGPYMTIQASPMNSQSSTVHLAVLFGPAKPTDMLPLIAEAYGLSVREKQILDQIVRGASTKELARTLHISAYTVQDHLKSIFVKTGVSSRRELIWQLFTRFGIQANQ, encoded by the coding sequence ATGAACACAAATCAGGAAGCGAGCAAACGAAAAGTGATGGCACTGGCTGAACGCTTTTCTCACTCCTCACAAGACTATCGGACAGCGCTCTTGCAGTTGTTGCGAGAATTCGTCCCTTTTGACGGGGCCTGCTGTACCGCCGTTGATCCGCAAACACTTTTGTCCACCGGAGCCATTACAGAAGACGGGGTGGAAGCCATTCATCATGGCATTTTTGAGCATGAATACTTGCGCGAGGACTTCAACCGGTATGATGATTTGTGCAAAGCGGCTGAGCCTGTCGCGACGTTGAGCCAAGCGACCGAGGGCCAGCTTGAACGCAGTGACCGCTATCGCAATGTTCTGCTCCCCGCCGGGTTTCATGATGAAATGCGTGCTGCCCTCAAGTATGACGGTGCATGCTGGGGCTATTTGACGCTGTTTCGTTCGCAGGGGCGTCCCTTTTTTTCTGAGCAGGAGCGTGAATGTATTTTGGCTTTGGCTCCGCTGATTGCGTATCAGTTGCGAAAAACGAGTCTGTCCTTACCCGCTGAGGAGAATACGTGGATAGAAGAAGAGATGGGGATATTGATGCTGTCGGATCAGTTCACCCTGCTCGCTGCCAATCCCACAGCAGAAAAATGGCTGACCCTGCTGCGCCAATGGGAGTCGATTGATCGCGATACCTTGCCCCGGCCAGTGCGAGCGGTTTGCTCGCGGGCACTCTCCCAGCTGGCAGAATCGGTTCACACGACATCCATGGCAAAAGTCTGCATTCGCATGCCAGATGGCCCTTACATGACGATTCAGGCAAGCCCCATGAACAGCCAAAGCAGCACGGTCCACTTGGCTGTATTGTTCGGTCCCGCAAAACCTACTGACATGCTGCCTCTCATCGCCGAAGCGTATGGATTGTCAGTGCGGGAGAAGCAAATACTCGACCAGATTGTCCGCGGCGCTTCCACGAAGGAGCTCGCACGCACACTGCACATCTCCGCTTATACGGTTCAGGATCATTTGAAGTCCATCTTCGTAAAAACCGGGGTGTCCAGCAGACGAGAGCTGATCTGGCAATTGTTTACCCGATTTGGCATACAGGCGAACCAGTGA
- a CDS encoding DMT family transporter, with product MAWAMLIIAGFAEIGGVISLKLTEGFTKWKPTVACLIFASISFYLLSTAVQTLPVGTAYAVWTGIGSAGSVLVGMLFFKESRDRMRILFITGIVISIVGLKFIA from the coding sequence ATGGCATGGGCGATGTTGATTATCGCAGGTTTCGCAGAAATTGGCGGGGTGATTTCATTAAAGCTGACTGAAGGATTTACAAAATGGAAGCCTACGGTTGCCTGTTTGATCTTTGCAAGTATTAGCTTTTATTTGCTCTCGACTGCTGTACAGACGCTCCCGGTCGGAACAGCTTATGCCGTATGGACGGGCATTGGGTCAGCAGGAAGCGTGCTGGTAGGGATGTTGTTTTTCAAAGAGTCGAGGGACAGGATGCGGATTCTGTTCATTACAGGGATTGTCATCAGTATTGTTGGTTTGAAGTTCATCGCTTAA
- a CDS encoding DMT family transporter, which translates to MAWFYLIIGGMIEIAWALGLKFSDGFTKPVVSVVTVLLIITSFYFFAQAMKRIPVGTAYAIFTGIGAAGTAVVGFMFLGEDVSFLKIFFILLLLTCIIGLKLSSKPEEENA; encoded by the coding sequence ATGGCATGGTTTTACTTAATCATTGGCGGAATGATCGAAATTGCTTGGGCATTGGGACTGAAGTTCTCGGATGGGTTCACGAAGCCTGTCGTGAGTGTGGTCACGGTTCTATTGATCATTACCAGCTTCTACTTTTTTGCTCAGGCAATGAAGCGGATTCCAGTTGGAACTGCGTATGCGATCTTCACGGGGATTGGTGCAGCGGGAACGGCCGTTGTTGGATTTATGTTCTTGGGTGAGGATGTATCTTTTTTGAAAATCTTTTTTATCCTGTTGCTGCTCACGTGCATTATCGGATTGAAGCTGTCGAGCAAGCCGGAAGAAGAGAACGCATAA
- a CDS encoding TetR family transcriptional regulator — protein sequence MAISKDDKYSKILNAAIEIISEKGLDKTSISDIVKKAGIAQGTFYLYFPSKMALVPAIADNLLSITFQRINDKLLGKSDIESVLEVLVDETFSFTDEYRDVIILCYSGFALDNSLETWGTIYKPFYEWMEGVLIKAINDNAILKDIDVRWTAKIIITLIENTAERYYSSDQKNVAPDEYKAEILRFCKRALGVQ from the coding sequence TTGGCAATCAGCAAAGACGATAAATATTCCAAGATCCTCAACGCAGCTATCGAAATCATTTCGGAAAAAGGACTGGATAAGACGTCTATATCCGATATCGTGAAAAAAGCAGGGATTGCGCAAGGGACGTTTTACTTGTACTTCCCATCCAAAATGGCGCTGGTCCCAGCAATTGCGGATAATCTGCTGTCGATTACATTCCAGCGGATCAATGATAAGCTGCTGGGAAAAAGTGATATCGAGAGCGTTCTCGAAGTGTTGGTCGATGAGACTTTTTCCTTTACGGATGAATACAGGGATGTCATCATCCTTTGCTATTCCGGATTTGCCCTTGATAATTCATTGGAGACATGGGGAACGATCTACAAGCCTTTTTATGAGTGGATGGAAGGCGTCCTCATAAAAGCGATCAATGATAACGCCATCTTGAAAGATATTGATGTGAGATGGACGGCCAAAATCATTATTACGCTTATCGAAAATACAGCGGAACGCTATTACAGCAGCGACCAGAAGAATGTAGCACCAGATGAATATAAAGCGGAAATCCTTCGTTTTTGCAAAAGAGCATTAGGTGTCCAATAA
- a CDS encoding GNAT family N-acetyltransferase — MAVWCLPISTGLPRIVPKEEKGTDMFIIRPYEKSDYPSIMAYDLPQEQAIYTSMPVDVIEASQNNPGHKTYVVLDQGQLIGCFSLFTPHTGNPYTPNDRAIIFKSFSIDSRHQKKGYALRVFHGLADIAREHYPERDEIVLTVHHTNTPAIQLYKKAGLIDQGWRFAGEYGEELIFHLDLTASI; from the coding sequence GTGGCAGTCTGGTGCTTACCGATTTCTACCGGGCTGCCGCGAATTGTTCCGAAAGAAGAGAAAGGAACCGATATGTTCATTATCAGACCGTACGAAAAAAGCGACTACCCTTCGATCATGGCTTACGATTTGCCGCAAGAACAAGCGATCTACACATCTATGCCAGTCGATGTGATCGAAGCATCTCAAAACAATCCTGGTCATAAGACCTATGTGGTTCTCGACCAAGGCCAGCTAATCGGCTGTTTTTCCTTATTCACACCACACACAGGCAATCCCTACACACCAAATGACCGAGCGATTATTTTCAAATCATTTTCGATCGATTCCCGCCATCAAAAGAAAGGCTACGCCTTGCGAGTATTCCATGGCTTGGCTGACATCGCGCGAGAGCATTACCCGGAGCGAGATGAAATCGTGTTGACGGTGCATCATACGAATACTCCGGCGATTCAGCTGTATAAGAAGGCGGGGCTAATCGATCAAGGATGGAGATTTGCGGGCGAGTATGGCGAGGAACTGATTTTTCATCTGGATTTGACAGCTTCAATATGA
- a CDS encoding threonine aldolase family protein produces MNDTKTLREVFKKTTYQIAGHSKRDLLQLQQVLSRVDGNVEGDMYGTGELIEDFQRKMAEYLGKESAVFFPSGTMAQQIALRIWCDEKGIKKVAYHPLCHLEIHEEDGLKELHQIEAVLLADKDSVIELDDVLGMDDDIACLLLELPQREIGGQLPAYEDLEAISRYCREKGIRLHLDGARLLEILPYYQKSADEVCALFDSVYVSFYKGIGGIAGAILAGDEDFTKQSKVWKRRHGGDLISLYPYIVTAEYHFEQRKHKFSQYYEHAKELAEFYNQCQGISTRPVVPVSNMFHVHADLPKEELERIMLSLSEETGIGFTHYVRQDGESSSSYEVSIGDRYAMIPKEELVLAFEKLNQKIAEQKSKAD; encoded by the coding sequence ATGAACGATACGAAAACCTTACGAGAAGTATTTAAAAAGACGACTTATCAAATCGCCGGGCACAGCAAGAGAGACCTCCTTCAATTGCAGCAGGTCCTGTCCAGGGTGGATGGGAATGTGGAGGGTGACATGTACGGAACAGGCGAACTCATCGAGGATTTTCAGCGCAAGATGGCCGAATATTTGGGTAAAGAGTCTGCCGTGTTCTTTCCCAGCGGTACGATGGCCCAACAAATCGCGTTGCGCATCTGGTGCGATGAGAAGGGTATCAAAAAGGTCGCCTATCATCCGCTCTGCCACTTGGAGATTCACGAGGAAGATGGGCTCAAGGAGCTGCATCAGATTGAGGCTGTTTTGCTGGCGGATAAAGACAGCGTGATTGAACTGGACGATGTTCTCGGCATGGACGACGATATCGCGTGCCTGTTGCTGGAATTGCCACAACGTGAGATTGGCGGACAGCTGCCCGCGTATGAGGATTTAGAGGCGATCTCCCGTTATTGTCGGGAAAAAGGAATTCGGCTGCACCTGGATGGTGCCCGGCTTTTGGAAATTCTGCCGTATTACCAGAAGTCAGCCGATGAGGTATGCGCCTTGTTCGATAGTGTGTACGTTTCCTTTTACAAAGGGATAGGCGGAATTGCCGGAGCGATCCTGGCTGGGGATGAAGACTTCACGAAGCAATCGAAGGTATGGAAAAGACGTCATGGCGGAGACTTGATTAGTTTGTACCCGTATATTGTTACGGCAGAATACCATTTTGAGCAGAGAAAGCATAAATTCAGTCAATATTACGAGCATGCAAAAGAACTGGCGGAGTTCTACAACCAATGCCAGGGGATATCCACGAGACCGGTCGTGCCTGTATCCAACATGTTTCATGTGCACGCAGATTTGCCGAAAGAAGAGCTCGAGCGTATCATGCTCTCACTTAGTGAAGAAACAGGAATTGGCTTCACGCATTATGTAAGACAGGACGGCGAATCTTCTAGCTCCTATGAGGTAAGTATTGGCGATCGGTATGCGATGATCCCGAAGGAAGAACTGGTATTAGCATTCGAAAAGCTAAATCAGAAAATAGCAGAGCAGAAATCAAAAGCCGACTAA
- a CDS encoding bifunctional transcriptional activator/DNA repair enzyme AdaA yields MEERVTDERWQAIIHNDASYDDQFFYAVKTTKIFCRPSCKSKPPKRENVRVFQNASQAMREEFRPCKRCKPTGERLPDREWVAQITQYIDSHYNEKLTLEHLADMCHGSPFHLQRTFKRLMDMTPVEYIQKKRIERARELLAHSNNQIADVAQMVGMPNTPYFITLFKKMTGKTPSEYRQLYVKQQTT; encoded by the coding sequence TTGGAGGAACGGGTAACCGATGAGCGATGGCAGGCCATTATTCATAACGATGCGTCCTACGATGATCAATTTTTTTATGCGGTAAAAACGACGAAGATCTTTTGTAGACCGTCGTGCAAGTCGAAGCCGCCGAAGAGGGAGAACGTGCGGGTTTTCCAAAATGCAAGCCAAGCGATGCGGGAAGAATTTCGCCCATGTAAACGCTGCAAGCCCACGGGAGAGAGGTTGCCCGATCGTGAGTGGGTGGCACAAATTACACAGTACATTGATTCTCATTATAACGAAAAGCTGACGTTGGAGCATTTGGCTGATATGTGCCATGGCAGTCCGTTTCATTTGCAGCGAACCTTTAAGCGACTCATGGATATGACGCCCGTGGAGTACATCCAGAAAAAGCGGATAGAAAGGGCGAGAGAGCTGCTGGCTCATTCGAACAACCAAATCGCAGATGTTGCGCAAATGGTAGGAATGCCGAATACGCCGTATTTTATCACGTTGTTTAAAAAGATGACGGGCAAGACGCCGAGTGAATATCGCCAACTGTACGTCAAACAACAAACGACATAA